In one window of Arachis ipaensis cultivar K30076 chromosome B06, Araip1.1, whole genome shotgun sequence DNA:
- the LOC107645859 gene encoding trafficking protein particle complex subunit 6B has product MVREVAESCVDSLLTEMVASYCNRFYANKPELAARRIEAIGYQVGHQLSERYTMERPRFSDHLEAIKFICKDFWTELFKKQIDNLKTNHRGTFVLQDNKFPWLERISIDPSTDKVNSAEDDSLTTAENKAASTISMHLYYPCGIIRGALSNLGITCAVTADISNLPACSFVVRVKA; this is encoded by the exons atGGTGAGGGAAGTTGCAGAGAGTTGCGTTGATAGCTTGTTGACGGAGATGGTTGCGAGCTATTGCAACCGATTCTACGCGAACAAGCCTGAGCTCGCCGCCCGCAGAATCGAGGCCATTGGATACCAGGTCGGTCATCAACTCTCCGAAAG GTACACCATGGAGCGACCGCGATTCAGTGATCATCTGGAAGCCATAAAGTTCATCTGCAAGGATTTTTGGACTGAGCTCTTTAAGAAGCAAATAGACAACTTGAAAACAAACCATAGA GGTACCTTTGTATTGCAAGATAATAAGTTCCCCTGGCTTGAGCGGATATCGATTGATCCATCAACTGATAAAGTTAATTCAGCCGAGGACGATTCTTTGACTACAGCTGAAAACAAGGCTGCAAGCACAATAAGCATGCATCTTTATTACCCATGTGGCATCATTAGAGGAGCTCTTTCAAATTTGGGAATTACTTGTGCAGTTACTGCAGATATATCAAATCTTCCAGCAT GCTCATTTGTGGTACGTGTAAAAGCGTGA
- the LOC107645858 gene encoding acyl carrier protein 1, chloroplastic: MAANALTGNSISMRSLRSQLNQIPACSLISSSSSVLTSSFGRRNVSFNLRPRSIRLTVSCAAKQETVDKVCTIVKKQLALPDSSPVTGESKFSALGADSLDTVEIVMGLEEEFGISVEEDSAQSITTVQEAADLIEEIIQKK; the protein is encoded by the exons ATGGCGGCAAATGCACTTACCGGAAACTCCATCTCTATGCGCTCTCTCCGCTCTCAGCTGAATCAAATACCG GCATGTAGTTTAATTTCCAGCTCAAGTTCGGTTTTAACTTCCAGCTTTGGGCGGAGGAATGTTTCTTTTAACTTGCGGCCACGCTCAATTCGCCTCACAGTTTCCTGTGCG GCTAAACAAGAGACAGTAGACAAGGTGTGCACAATAGTAAAGAAGCAGCTTGCTCTACCTGATAGTTCTCCAGTTACTGGGGAGTCAAAATTTTCAGCCCTAGGAGCTGATTCTCTAGACACG GTTGAGATTGTGATGGGTCTTGAGGAGGAATTCGGTATTAGCGTTGAAGAGGATAGTGCACAGAGCATCACTACTGTTCAGGAAGCTGCAGACCTTATTGAAGAGATCATTCAGAAAAAGTGA
- the LOC107646482 gene encoding coiled-coil domain-containing protein SCD2-like isoform X2: protein MDRRRSYERQQSSTPTTPTSPSSGTPQNLHARAGSTGSVMANPRRVQNIAATKAAAQRLAQVMSHSTVDVDDEDEEEVSLDYSTLSVGIGLGAARPARPHSPMRVPAIPEQPSSSRSRSPLLVRPAQEQIPSARPQSPASVRTVQERPQSLRSISSGRTLVTSANNAVAAVDQQPVRPSTPLNSVAAEQPTSARSMMSNRGPEQSPTARSMMINRTPQPPMPSSTTGDQPPSARASAIRPTPVNKVVMVPSSVPITLRRDSFANVPPLDTTTLDFKKDRRMSFDLGSMKVRSEPSNQRPPTELEDELDILQEENESLHEKLRLTEEKWEEAESRIRQLEQQLAFANLAEGTTLEARLLNRKEAAMQQREAALRIASKGRGSLEAAAQRADAEVENEEVVAALEKLRLVTQRMILTAEEMEEVTLKRCWLARYWGLCVHHGIHADIAEAKYNYWSIFAPNPFEVVLAAGKKAKLPGGGRSVDEEENKRDLKDLTGEGNIESMLFVEQGLRELASLKVEEALAVAMAQHRRPNSLKAGFTDDLKLPIEGQCDAFELTQEEAEDVSFKQAWLTYIWRRAKTHEIEADIADDRLHFWINHTSKTPSSQDAVDVERGLAEIKKLGIEIQLWDESRRELLEEPEDENTKTPSRADF from the exons atgGATCGGCGGAGATCTTACGAGAGGCAGCAGAGTTCAACGCCGACGACGCCGACGTCACCGTCGTCGGGTACGCCGCAGAACCTCCACGCACGCGCTGGTTCCACGGGCTCCGTCATGGCGAACCCCCGGAGAGTGCAGAACATCGCCGCCACCAAAGCGGCCGCTCAGAGATTGGCACAGGTGATGTCGCATTCAACGGTAGACGTCGACGACGAAGACGAAGAGGAAGTTTCTCTCGACTATTCCACGCTCAGTGTCGGCATTGGCCTCGGAGCTGCAAGACCTGCTCGACCTCACTCTCCAATG AGAGTTCCAGCTATTCCGGAGCAACCTTCATCCTCAAGATCGCGTTCACCATTG CTAGTTCGGCCAGCTCAAGAACAGATTCCATCTGCAAGACCACAGTCACCGGCG TCAGTTCGTACCGTTCAAGAACGACCGCAATCTTTGAGAAGCATATCGAGTGGTAGAACGCTTGTAACTTCTGCAAATAATGCTGTTGCTGCTGTTGACCAGCAACCGGTGCGACCATCGACGCCGCTGAATAGTGTGGCGGCAGAGCAGCCAACTTCTGCTCGTTCAATGATGTCGAACAGAGGACCGGAGCAGTCGCCTACTGCTCGGTCTATGATGATTAATCGGACACCTCAGCCGCCAATGCCCAGTAGCACCACTGGCGATCAGCCTCCGTCTGCTCGTGCATCGGCGATCCGTCCGACCCCGGTCAATAAGGTGGTTATGGTGCCGTCTAGTGTCCCCATCACACTCAGGCGTGATTCTTTTGCAAATGTTCCTCCCTTGGATACAACTACCTTAGATTTCAAGAAAGACAGAAG AATGTCATTCGATTTGGGGAGCATGAAAGTAAGATCAGAACCTTCCAATCAGCGTCCTCCTACGGAGCTTGAGGATGAG CTTGATATACTACAAGAAGAAAACGAGAGTTTGCATGAAAAG CTTCGGCTTACAGAGGAGAAGTGGGAGGAAGCTGAATCCAGGATTAGGCAACTAGAGCAACAG CTTGCTTTTGCTAATCTTGCAGAAGGTACAACTTTGGAGGCTCGCCTTTTAAACAG GAAGGAAGCAGCAATGCAGCAAAGAGAG GCTGCTCTGAGAATTGCTTCTAAGGGTCGTGGAAGTTTGGAAGCTGCAGCGCAGAGGGCAGATGCTGAG GTTGAAAACGAGGAGGTGGTGGCTGCATTGGAAAAGCTACGGCTTGTGACTCAACGAATGATACTTACGGCAGAAGAAATG GAAGAGGTTACTTTAAAGAGGTGTTGGCTGGCACGATATTGGGGTTTATGCGTTCACCATG GTATTCACGCTGATATTGCTGAAGCAAAATACAACTACTGGTCTATCTTCGCGCCTAATCCTTTTGAAGTTGTATTAGCTGCGGGAAAGAAAGCGAAACTACCAGGAGGAG GTCGCAGTGTAGATGAGGAGGAAAATAAACGTGACTTGAAGGACCTTACAGGGGAGGGAAATATTGAGAGCATGCTTTTTGTCGAGCAAGGGTTGCGGGAATTAGCTTCACTAAAG GTTGAAGAAGCTTTGGCAGTTGCAATGGCTCAACATAGGCGACCAAATTCACTGAAAGCAGGTTTTACAG acgATTTGAAGCTGCCAATTGAAGGGCAATGTGACGCATTTG AATTGACCCAGGAAGAGGCCGAAGATGTGTCTTTTAAGCAG GCCTGGCTTACATATATTTGGAGGAGAGCGAAAACGCATGAAATTGAAGCAGACATAGCAGACGATCGTTTGCATTTCTGGATCAACCATACTTCTAAGACACCTAGCTCACAAGATGCGGTTGACG TTGAGCGTGGACTTGCTGAGATCAAGAAGTTGGGTATTGAAATTCAGCTGTGGGATGAATCACGCAGAGAGTTGCTGGAAGAGCCAGAAGATGAGAATACCAAAACACCCAGTCGTGCTGACTTTTGA
- the LOC107646482 gene encoding coiled-coil domain-containing protein SCD2-like isoform X1 yields the protein MDRRRSYERQQSSTPTTPTSPSSGTPQNLHARAGSTGSVMANPRRVQNIAATKAAAQRLAQVMSHSTVDVDDEDEEEVSLDYSTLSVGIGLGAARPARPHSPMRVPAIPEQPSSSRSRSPLLVRPAQEQIPSARPQSPASVRTVQERPQSLRSISSGRTLVTSANNAVAAVDQQPVRPSTPLNSVAAEQPTSARSMMSNRGPEQSPTARSMMINRTPQPPMPSSTTGDQPPSARASAIRPTPVNKVVMVPSSVPITLRRDSFANVPPLDTTTLDFKKDRRMSFDLGSMKVRSEPSNQRPPTELEDELDILQEENESLHEKLRLTEEKWEEAESRIRQLEQQLAFANLAEGTTLEARLLNRKEAAMQQREAALRIASKGRGSLEAAAQRADAEVENEEVVAALEKLRLVTQRMILTAEEMEEVTLKRCWLARYWGLCVHHGIHADIAEAKYNYWSIFAPNPFEVVLAAGKKAKLPGGGRSVDEEENKRDLKDLTGEGNIESMLFVEQGLRELASLKVEEALAVAMAQHRRPNSLKAGFTDDLKLPIEGQCDAFELTQEEAEDVSFKQAWLTYIWRRAKTHEIEADIADDRLHFWINHTSKTPSSQDAVDVHYPFVQLSVDLLRSRSWVLKFSCGMNHAESCWKSQKMRIPKHPVVLTFDIYN from the exons atgGATCGGCGGAGATCTTACGAGAGGCAGCAGAGTTCAACGCCGACGACGCCGACGTCACCGTCGTCGGGTACGCCGCAGAACCTCCACGCACGCGCTGGTTCCACGGGCTCCGTCATGGCGAACCCCCGGAGAGTGCAGAACATCGCCGCCACCAAAGCGGCCGCTCAGAGATTGGCACAGGTGATGTCGCATTCAACGGTAGACGTCGACGACGAAGACGAAGAGGAAGTTTCTCTCGACTATTCCACGCTCAGTGTCGGCATTGGCCTCGGAGCTGCAAGACCTGCTCGACCTCACTCTCCAATG AGAGTTCCAGCTATTCCGGAGCAACCTTCATCCTCAAGATCGCGTTCACCATTG CTAGTTCGGCCAGCTCAAGAACAGATTCCATCTGCAAGACCACAGTCACCGGCG TCAGTTCGTACCGTTCAAGAACGACCGCAATCTTTGAGAAGCATATCGAGTGGTAGAACGCTTGTAACTTCTGCAAATAATGCTGTTGCTGCTGTTGACCAGCAACCGGTGCGACCATCGACGCCGCTGAATAGTGTGGCGGCAGAGCAGCCAACTTCTGCTCGTTCAATGATGTCGAACAGAGGACCGGAGCAGTCGCCTACTGCTCGGTCTATGATGATTAATCGGACACCTCAGCCGCCAATGCCCAGTAGCACCACTGGCGATCAGCCTCCGTCTGCTCGTGCATCGGCGATCCGTCCGACCCCGGTCAATAAGGTGGTTATGGTGCCGTCTAGTGTCCCCATCACACTCAGGCGTGATTCTTTTGCAAATGTTCCTCCCTTGGATACAACTACCTTAGATTTCAAGAAAGACAGAAG AATGTCATTCGATTTGGGGAGCATGAAAGTAAGATCAGAACCTTCCAATCAGCGTCCTCCTACGGAGCTTGAGGATGAG CTTGATATACTACAAGAAGAAAACGAGAGTTTGCATGAAAAG CTTCGGCTTACAGAGGAGAAGTGGGAGGAAGCTGAATCCAGGATTAGGCAACTAGAGCAACAG CTTGCTTTTGCTAATCTTGCAGAAGGTACAACTTTGGAGGCTCGCCTTTTAAACAG GAAGGAAGCAGCAATGCAGCAAAGAGAG GCTGCTCTGAGAATTGCTTCTAAGGGTCGTGGAAGTTTGGAAGCTGCAGCGCAGAGGGCAGATGCTGAG GTTGAAAACGAGGAGGTGGTGGCTGCATTGGAAAAGCTACGGCTTGTGACTCAACGAATGATACTTACGGCAGAAGAAATG GAAGAGGTTACTTTAAAGAGGTGTTGGCTGGCACGATATTGGGGTTTATGCGTTCACCATG GTATTCACGCTGATATTGCTGAAGCAAAATACAACTACTGGTCTATCTTCGCGCCTAATCCTTTTGAAGTTGTATTAGCTGCGGGAAAGAAAGCGAAACTACCAGGAGGAG GTCGCAGTGTAGATGAGGAGGAAAATAAACGTGACTTGAAGGACCTTACAGGGGAGGGAAATATTGAGAGCATGCTTTTTGTCGAGCAAGGGTTGCGGGAATTAGCTTCACTAAAG GTTGAAGAAGCTTTGGCAGTTGCAATGGCTCAACATAGGCGACCAAATTCACTGAAAGCAGGTTTTACAG acgATTTGAAGCTGCCAATTGAAGGGCAATGTGACGCATTTG AATTGACCCAGGAAGAGGCCGAAGATGTGTCTTTTAAGCAG GCCTGGCTTACATATATTTGGAGGAGAGCGAAAACGCATGAAATTGAAGCAGACATAGCAGACGATCGTTTGCATTTCTGGATCAACCATACTTCTAAGACACCTAGCTCACAAGATGCGGTTGACG TACATTATCCCTTTGTGCAGTTGAGCGTGGACTTGCTGAGATCAAGAAGTTGGGTATTGAAATTCAGCTGTGGGATGAATCACGCAGAGAGTTGCTGGAAGAGCCAGAAGATGAGAATACCAAAACACCCAGTCGTGCTGACTTTTGATATatacaattga